From Trichoderma atroviride chromosome 1, complete sequence, one genomic window encodes:
- a CDS encoding uncharacterized protein (EggNog:ENOG41), translating into MPPYIYINGYPGIGKLTIAKELEKLVPNSKVYHNHLFIDPIAPLVDRDSPHYHDIRTSFRRHILNTIATSEAAARSTWIFTDSRSSDPIGSTGAQDYQNAANIRGALFIPIILHCEMAENLTRLLSEERGRGNTKLRDAAILETIRRKEDIYTFGGPYELKLDITNITASEAAEKICEHLAEVAAKF; encoded by the coding sequence ATGCCACCATATATTTACATCAACGGATATCCAGGCATTGGCAAGCTGACTATTGCCAAGGAATTGGAGAAACTTGTACCCAATTCCAAAGTTTACCACAACCATTTGTTTATCGATCCCATTGCCCCGTTGGTTGATCGCGACTCGCCACACTATCACGATATACGAACGAGCTTTCGACGTCACATCCTGAATACCATTGCCACAtctgaagcagcagctcgatcCACATGGATTTTCACCGATTCCCGATCCTCAGACCCGATTGGCAGTACAGGCGCCCAAGATTATCAAAATGCTGCTAATATACGAGGAGCGTTATTTATTCCCATCATCCTTCATTGTGAGATGGCGGAAAATTTGACAAGATTATTGAGTGAAGAGAGGGGCCGCGGGAACACCAAACTCAGAGATGCGGCGATTTTAGAAACAATTAGGCGAAAGGAAGATATTTACACATTTGGAGGGCCATATGAGCTCAAGTTGGATATAACCAATATAACGGCATCCGAAGCTGCAGAAAAAATATGCGAGCACCTGGCTGAGGTTGCCGCCAAGTTTTAG
- a CDS encoding uncharacterized protein (EggNog:ENOG41), translated as MGDDDITIPDGHLDLDTDCSESVTQNISMWLRGMDGYPASEQSIWDSDEKSVAPEGGRHIGHQATHRSLAISRNDNTEQHIMAPG; from the coding sequence ATGGGGGACGACGATATAACCATTCCCGACGGCCATCTGGATCTCGATACAGACTGCTCGGAATCCGTCACCCAGAACATATCCATGTGGCTTCGAGGTATGGACGGATATCCCGCTTCTGAGCAGTCCATCTGGGACTCTGATGAAAAAAGCGTCGCGCCGGAAGGGGGACGGCATATCGGCCACCAAGCGACACATCGGTCCCTAGCCATCTCTCGCAATGACAACACGGAGCAACACATTATGGCACCGGGATGA
- a CDS encoding uncharacterized protein (EggNog:ENOG41~MEROPS:MER0005964) — MKYRLQRRISTWREIQSITRQPGISIGIIYNGDEILKHNMGVMDIATKREPDSDTLYCIASLSKAFMAESIELLISDGHITWDTTIQSVIPEFKHHEDAQQFSKMTLRDICSHRTGLIGLDEITQGMNGRILIPKKDVVKVCSAMPIKHAFRTKFHYNNGMYELAGCVVGRLSRSPTWGHFQNDRIFTPLQMTRTTAFRRT; from the coding sequence ATGAAATACCGATTACAACGCCGAATCTCGACTTGGCGTGAGATTCAAAGCATCACTCGCCAACCTGGTATATCCATCGGCATCATTTACAACGGAGATGAGATCCTCAAACACAACATGGGGGTCATGGATATCGCCACCAAAAGGGAACCAGATAGTGATACTTTGTACTGCATCGCCTCTTTATCAAAAGCATTCATGGCCGAGTCGATAGAGCTTCTCATCAGCGACGGCCACATTACGTGGGATACTACTATCCAATCCGTGATCCCCGAGTTCAAGCATCACGAAGATGCTCAACAGTTCTCGAAAATGACGTTGCGCGACATCTGTTCCCACCGTACCGGCCTGATCGGCTTGGACGAAATTACCCAAGGAATGAATGGGAGAATCCTCATCCCTAAAAAGGATGTGGTCAAAGTCTGCAGCGCAATGCCTATCAAGCATGCGTTCCGGACCAAGTTTCATTACAACAATGGCATGTACGAACTTGCGGGTTGCGTCGTCGGGCGTCTTTCACGCTCTCCTACCTGGGGCCATTTTCAGAACGATCGAATATTCACTCCACTGCAAATGACTAGGACCACGGCGTTTAGAAGAACATAG
- a CDS encoding uncharacterized protein (EggNog:ENOG41) yields the protein MNGGSGGIRSSVNDLLKWCSYQLNKSIEKLGGANVDGAHNSVFDRAIIADSQSPPDGDYCTGWCYHQTPAKLGLISPNRTLESPLVGLKSSSLVIYSHQGDVPGYTCNLYIIPNTQAAVVVLSNGTGLGDATDWIAQDIVQTIFKLKPKVDMIQAARKAATKYRDYYHKNFEQPLKRHKQIDLKPVPLDEFVGTYVMKNLDIVTLQMTTTTEKPESLQMIVNDQADQVWKMEYYADDTFCHLPDTYNEYLAKGINRTKWNTFLITFNRDEKGKVNNCLWKLDGINVIFNRV from the coding sequence ATGAATGGCGGCTCGGGTGGCATAAGGAGCTCTGTGAATGATCTTTTGAAGTGGTGCTCGTATCAATTGAATAAATCGATCGAGAAGCTTGGGGGAGCAAACGTGGATGGAGCACACAACTCGGTCTTTGACAGAGCCATTATTGCCGATTCCCAATCTCCTCCGGACGGTGACTACTGCACAGGCTGGTGCTATCATCAAACACCAGCCAAGCTTGGACTGATATCGCCAAACAGGACCCTAGAGTCTCCGCTGGTGGGCTTgaaatcttcatctcttgTCATTTACAGTCATCAAGGCGATGTCCCAGGATATACCTGCAACCTCTATATCATTCCCAACACCCAGGCAGCCGTTGTAGTCCTGTCTAATGGGACTGGACTAGGGGATGCTACCGATTGGATTGCACAGGACATTGTTCAAACCATTTTTAAACTCAAGCCAAAGGTAGACATGATACAAGCTGCTCGGAAGGCTGCAACAAAGTATCGCGATTACTACCATAAGAATTTCGAACAGCCGCTGAAAAGACACAAGCAGATAGACCTAAAGCCTGTGCCCCTGGACGAGTTCGTTGGTACTTATGTAATGAAGAACTTGGACATTGTCACACTCCAGATGACGACTACGACTGAAAAGCCAGAGAGCCTGCAAATGATAGTCAATGACCAGGCCGACCAGGTTTGGAAGATGGAGTATTATGCAGACGATACATTTTGCCACTTGCCAGATACCTACAATGAATATCTTGCAAAGGGAATTAATAGAACGAAGTGGAACACATTTCTCATTACTTTTAATCGAGATGAGAAAGGAAAGGTAAATAACTGCTTGTGGAAATTAGATGGGATAAATGTGATTTTCAATCGAGTTTGA